CCGTCCACAGGAGGGAGGCTCGACTGCACGAGACATATCCTCAAGGTTCTTGAATTCCTTGCCATAGATGCCATCATTCCCATAGGGGGCGATGACACCTTGAGCTATGCGGTCCGGCTGGACAAGGAGGGCGTTCAGATCGTGGCCATCCCGAAGACCATGGACAATGACGTGTTCGGCACCGATTTCTGCATCGGTTTCTCGACGGCTGTCACGCGCTCCGTCGATGCCATCAACGCCTTGCGCACCACAACGGGTTCCCATGAGCGGATCTGTGTCGTTGAACTCTTCGGCCGGAATTCCGGAGAAACCTCGCTTATTGCCGCCTATCTTGCCGATGTCGACAGGGCCGTCATATCCGAGGTGCCCTTCGATGTGGAGAGGCTGATCGGCTTTCTCATGAACGACCGGTCCAGGAACCCCTCCAACTACGCGATCATGACCATCTCCGAGGGTGCCCATACGCTGGGGGGAACGGTAACGGAAACGGGCATTGAAGACGCCTACGGTCACAAGAAACTCGGCGGTGTTGGCTACCTTGTTTCCCAGGAGATAAAGCAGCGCTCGGGGATCAATGTGATCTATCAGCAGCTCGCCTACATGATGCGCTCCGGCGCGCCCGATTCACTCGACCGCATGGTGGCCGTCTCCTACGGCAGCCTCGCCCTCGACCAGATAGCGTTGGGCCACAGGGGCCGCATGGTGGCACTCCAGCAGGCAGTATACACCACCGTCCCCCTGGACATGGTCGTTGCGGCAAAGAAACAGGTCGACGTGACGGCCCTGTACGATGTGGACACATATCGTCCAAAGGTCCGCGACACCCTGGGCAAACCGATGTTCCTCTACTGAAAGACAGTTTCAGGGCTCAGGGTTTCGGAGGTCGGAAGGGTTTTTCTATCCCATCATTCCTGGGAAGGCAGGAATCCAGGAAAAACGAATGGACTTTCGAGACCGAGATCCTTTGACCTTTGAAGGGAAAGAGCGCAGAATTAGGGTGACTCTTATAAAGGTGACTCTTATAAAAAGGAGGTGCCATGGCACTTATGGACGATATCAAGAAAAGGACAGAGGAAGGGCTGAAAACGCTGAAAGAGACCGCCCAGGACATTGCCTTCAACGTGGAGAAGCAGGCGATGATCGGCAAGAGGAAATATCTCGACGTCACGAAGCTTCAGCGTTCCATCCAGAAGGCGAACGGCGAGATAGGCGAATACGTCTATGACCAGTTTACCTGCGGTAAGGTCATTTCCTGTGACGACCCCTTCATCCGGGACCGCATCAATTCCATCACGCGGATGCGTCTCACCATAAACGACATTGAGGAAGAAATAGCGAGCCTGGAAACCTCAAGGCCGCCGAAAAGGTAAGGGCGTTTTCAGGTTTCAGGTTGAGGAGCCTGAAACGGGGAACGTGGGACCCGGAACCTTGCTCTGCAGGAGTTGGATGAGTTCCCTCATTTCATCTTTGTCGTAGAAGACATTCTCGGGAAGCCAGATCGCGGTGCCGTCGAGGAAGTAGAGATGGACCCCCTTCTTTGTCTTCTTGTATTCGATAAGCTCCTGCCAATCCCTCTCGACCTTGTCGTCGGGTGAGCGTATCAGGATCCTCTTCGGGTTGAATATCAAAGATACCTCGGGGTCCCTGTGGGTTTTGGGGCTGGCTGCCGACCTTCTTTTGTCCATCTCCGGCTTGGCGAGAAAGAACCAAACGATGGCCAGGCCGAGAATGATCCAGACGACACTGAATATGTCGGGGTTGGAGCCGAGCAGTCCTGTCAAACCGAGCATGAGACAGAACATGCCAATTGTGCTTATAATGAACCTTTTGACCACGGACATGGCGGCATGTTTCGGCTGAGCTCCCCTGTGAGCTTCCATGAGGTCGCGGAGCTTCTCCGGTTTACTGAACTTGTAGACTTCTGACAGCGGGACCTGAAATGTCAGGTCCCGCCGGGATTCATCGGTTGCGATGGGATCACCCCTTACCTTAATTACAGGTATTTCTTTACAAGCGCTTCCGCTATCTGGACTGCATTCAGGGCGGCGCCCTTCCTGATGTTGTCTGCCACTATCCAGATATTGAGGCCGTACTTGACGGTGTCGTCAGCTCTGATCCGGCCTACGTAGGTGTCATCTTTTCCAGCGGCGTCTATGGCAAGGGGGTATTTGTTCTTCGCCGGGTCGTCGATGACCTTCACGCCGGGGGCCTTTTTAAGGAGCTTGCGGGCCATATCGGGGGTCATTTCGCGCTCGAACTCGATATTTACCGATTCAGAGTGTCCGTAGAAGACGGGGACCCTCACCGTCGTGGCCGTAACCGCGATGGAATCGTCTTCCAGGATCTTTTTTGTCTCGTTGACCATCTTCATCTCTTCCTTGGTGTACCCGGTGTCGAGAAAGCTGTCGATGTGGGGCAGGACGTTGAATGCGATCTGATGGGGGTAGACCTTTTTCTCGACCTTCTTCATGTTGTATATGGCGAGCACCTGCTGCTCCAGTTCCTTTATGGCCTTCTGTCCCGTCCCCGAGACGGCCTGATAGGTGGAGACAACGATCCTCTTGATCTTTGCCGCGTCGTGGAGCGGCTTCAATGCGACGACCATCTGGATCGTCGAGCAGTTCGGGTTGGCGATGATGCCCCGGTTCGTGTGCTGCGCAATGGCGTGCTCGTTCACCTCGGGAACGACAAGGGGAATGTCCTTTTCCATCCTGAAAGCGCTCGTGTTATCGATGACGACGCATCCGCTTGCAGCCGCTATGGGGGCGAACTTGAGGCTGACGGAGCCGCCCGGTGAGAAAAGGCCGATGTCGATGCCCTTGAAGGAGTCTTCCTTCAGTTCCTGTACCTTAACGTTTTCGCCATGGAAGCTCATAGTCTTGCCCACGCTCCGCGAGGAAGCGAGAAGCGTCAGGTTCTTGACCGGGAAATTCCGTTCCTCGAGGACTTTTACCATTTCATTTCCGACTGCGCCGGTGGCTCCGACGACTGCTACATTGTACTGTTTCATTTAGCCCTCCAACTTTTTCTTGAGATAGTTTATCAATCCGCCCTCGTTGATGAGTTCCACCATGAAGGGGGGAATGGATTTGGCTTTTACCTCTTTCCCGCCGCAGCGGATGATGCCTGTCGATATGTCGACCTCGATCTCGTCGCCGTTCTGAACAAGTTCGCAGATGTCCGCTTCCAGGAGCGCGAGACCCTTGTTGAATGCATTGCGGTAGAATATCCGGGCGAAGGTTTTTGCGACGACGAGGGGTATCCCCAGCGCCGTGATCGCGATGGGGGCGTGCTCGCGGGATGAACCACAGCCGAAATTGGTTCCCGAGACGATGATGTCCCCCGCTTTGACCTCCTTCGGAAAGTTGGGAGCGAGGGGCTCCATGCAGTGCTCTCCCAGGACCTTCGGATCCGTGTGAGCGAGATATTTCGCAGGGATGATGATATCGGTATCGATATTATCGCCGAATTTCCAGATCCTTCCTTTCAGTATCATAATACCTCCTCCGGACGGGCTATCTTCCCTTTGATCGCCGTGGCAGCGGCGACGGCGGGACCGGCGAGATAGACCTCGCTCTGTGGATGACCCATCCTTCCGATAAAGTTCCTGTTCGTTGTGGCAACCGCTCTCTCCCCCCTGGCAAGGATGCCCATATGGCCGCCAAGGCAGGGGCCGCAGGTGGGAGGCGAGATGATGCAGCCGGCGTCGAGGAATGTCTGGAAGTATCCCCGGCGCATTGCCTCTCCGTATATTGCCGGTGTCGCCGGAATGATGATGCATCTTATACCCTTTTTGACCCTATTCCCCTTGAGAATGGCGGCGGCCATCTCCAGGTCTTCGAGCCTGCCGTTGGTGCAGGAACCGATGACGACCTGGTCGATGTCGATGTTTCCCAGCTCTCCCGCGTCCTTCACGTTTGACGGAAGCGACGGGCAGGCAACGCTGAAGCCGACCCTGGAGACATCGATCTCGTAGACCTGGCTGTATTTCGCATCCCCATCGCCCGCATAGGCCCTGTAAGGCCGCGCGGCGTGTTCCTTCATGTAGGCTGTCGTCTTGTCATCGACAGGAAAGATGCCATTTTTGGCGCCCGCCTCGATGGCCATGTTGGCGATGGAGAAACGGGAATCCATGGAGAGGGCCGAGATGGCCTCACCGCTGTATTCCATGGCGCTGTAGAGCGCCCCGTCAACCCCGATCATTCCGAGGATATGAAGGATCAATTCCTTGCCTGTGACCCATTTCCGCCATTTCCCGTAGCAGTTGAACTTGATGCTCTCGGGCACCTTCAGCCAGATGCGGCCCGTTACCATGCCGTATGTCACATCCGTCGAGCCCATGCCCGTGGAAAAAGCGCCAAGCGCCCCGTATGTGCAGGTGTGGCTGTCGGCGCCTATGACGAGGTCGCCCGCCACGACAAGCCCCTTTTCGGGCAGCAGGGCGTGCTCTATCCCGCATTCGCCGCCCTCGAAGAAGTTGACGATGCCGTATCTCTGCGAGAATTCGCGTATCCTCTTGCAGTTCTCGGCGGAGAGGATGTCTTTGTTGGGCGTAAAATGATCAAGAACGAATACGACCTTGTTGGGGTCGAAAACAGCCTTTGCCCCGACCTTTTCGAATTCCTCGATGGAGAGCGGGCCCGTGATATCGTTCGCCATGGCCAGATCTATCCGGCAATCAACGATCTCGCCGGGCTCAACCCAATCCTTGTCCGCGTGCGCTGCGAGTATCTTTTCTGTAATAGTCATTCCCATATCGTTTCCCCTTAACACTTCTTCGTTTTCATGTATTCGAGCCGGTTCAGCGCGTTGATGTATGCCTTTGCGCTGGCGACGATTATGTCCGTGTCCGCCCCTTTTCCTATGGCCCTGAGGCCCTTCTCCGATAGCTTGACGAAGACCTCGCCCTGGGCGTCCATATCCTGGGTGATGGAGTTGACGGAGAACTTTTCCAGCTTGCTTGTCGTCTTGACCAGTCTCTTTATGACCTTGAAGGCCGCGTCGACGGGACCGTCGCCGGTGTCCACATCCTGAGCAATGTTCCCGTTTATCTCCATCTTCACCGTTGCCGTCGGTATCGTTGTGTTGCCGCAGCTCACATTCAGGTAAAGGAGCTTGCAGTTCTCGGCGATCTTGTATATCTCGTCCATGATGATCATTTCGATATCTTCGTCATAAATGTTCTTCTTCATGTCCGAAAGTGCCTTGAAACGCTTGAAGGCCAGGTTCAGTTCCTTATCGTCGAGGATGTAGCCCAGGTTCTCGATGCGGTCCCGGAAGGCATGCCTGCCGGAATGCTTGCCGAGGACGAGGGAACTCTTGGAGATGCCCACCGATTCGGGGGTCATGATCTCGTAGGTGAGCTTCGCCTTCAGGAGGCCGTCCTGGTGGATGCCCGACTCGTGAGCGAAGGCGTTGGCGCCGACGACGGCTTTGTTGGGCTGCACGGGCACGCCCGTGATGGAAGTGATGAGCCTGCTCGTGGGATAGATCTTTTCGGAGACGATGCGCGTATCGGCGCTGAAGTTCGCCTTCCTTGTCCGCAGGATCATGGCGATCTCTTCAAGGGAGGCATTGCCCGCCCTCTCGCCTATGCCGTTGATCGTGCATTCCACCTGGCGCGCGCCGTTGTGGATGGCGGCGATGGAATTGGCGGTCGCGAGGCCGAGGTCGTTGTGGCAATGGACGCTGATGACCGCCCTGTCTATATTGGGGACGTTCTTCCTGATGTAGGCGATAAGCTCGCCGAATTCGTGGGGGACGGCGTACCCGACGGTATCGGGGATATTGACCGTTGTCGCCCCGGCGTCGATGACCTCGGCGACCACCTTGCACAGGTAGTCCCAGTTGCTTCTCGTTGCGTCCATAGCGGAAAACTCGACGTTATCCGTGTATTTCTTCGCCCTTTTGACGGCGGCCACGGCGATCTCGAGCACCTCTTCGCGCGTCTTTTTGAACTGATGCTTGAGGTGGATGTCCGACGTGGAGATGAAGGTGTGGATGCGGGGGTGGGCCGCCACTTTTACGGCCTTCCATGCCCGGTCTATGTCCTCGTCGTTGGCGCGGGCGAGACCTGCGATCTGGCAATTCTTTACCAGTTTGGCTATCTGCCTGACGGCGTCGAAATCGCCCTCGGAGGCGATGGGAAAGCCGGCTTCTATGATATCAACCCCAAGGAGCTCGAGCTGTCTTGCCACCCTGAGCTTTTCTTGAGTGTTCATGGTATTGCCGGGCGATTGTTCGCCGTCGCGCAATGTCGTATCGAAAATGAATACCTGTTCTGACATGCTCTCTCCTCCTTGTTATTTTATCCGTCCCGTCTCGCGGCGGGAGGTGCTGCCCTTCGTTGTGTTTGCGGGGTCGAGGTGAGCGAGATTGTTCTTTGAGCTTTCTTCCTCGACCCGCTTTATCTCCTCTTCAGGCGATGCGGTCCGGGAAGCGGGTCCCGAGCTTCTTGAGCAGGAGTTCCATCAATGTGTCCTCATCCTCTATCCGTGCCTCGATGGACAGGTAGAAAAGGTTATCGGGAACCTCCATGCCGAGAAGCTTCACGGCATCCTTTTCCGTCGTGACGATACACTGGATATTGTCCACGGACTCCATCCGTTTCATGTCCTTCGGGGTATATCTGTGGTGGTCGGGGAAGGACGTCTCCTGAACAATGTCGGCGCCTATCTGCCTGAGAAGCTGAAAGAAAGATTGGTTGTCCCCAAGTCCGGCAAAGGCGAGGACCTTTTTGCTCTTCAGGAAGTTATAGTGGGCGATGACATTCTTCCGCACGTTGTACACATGGACCGGGCTGTACCTCACCTGGAACCGGGGAATGCCCCTGATGAAATAGATGGTGGCGCTGTCCGGTTCCGATTTGCTCACGAGTATGGTATCCGACGCCCTTACCCGTGCCACGGGTTCGCGGTATGGTCCCAGGGGAAACAACTCCTGCCTGCTCAATGATTCCCGGCCGTTGAGTATGAGCAGGTCCACGTCCTTCTTCAGGTCACGCACCTGGAAACCGTCGTCGAGGATCGCTATGTCGATGTGCCGGTCCTTGATGCCGCGCTTAATGGCCTTCAAGCGGTCCTTGCCAACGATGACGGGTATTCGTGTTCTCTTTGCAAGCATGTATGCCTCGTCGCCTGCCGTCTGTGCCGAGTCATTCTTGATATCAACGGCAAAGGTTCCGTTCTTCTTCCTCATGTATCCGCGCGTGATGATGCCCGGGTTGAAGCCCGCATCCTTGAATCTGCGGGAAAGTCTTTCGACGACGGGTGTCTTTCCTGTCCCGCCGAGGGTGATGTTACCCACGCTGATGACCGGTATCGGAGCGCTCTGTGTCGTCATGATCCCCGTCTGGTACATATATTCTCTGGCCATCAGCGCTATCTGGTAAAGATAAGAGAAAAAGGCAAGCGGTATATAAAGAAGCCATCTTGCGACTTTTGCTTCACCGTTCCATACCCTGACCATGGTGTCACGCATAGGCAATCGAAATTTATAACAGAAATGTGTAGGAAAAGCAATGGGTTAAAAAGACAGTTTCAGGTTGCGTGGGCGCGATGAAACACTTCACCCCGTGCTCTTGAGGACCGTCAATGTTTCGAGGTGGGAGGTGTGGGGGAAGAGATCGAAGGGGGCGATGAGCTCGATCGCATAGCCTGCCGCGGTGAATCTGCCGAGGTCCCGCGCGAGGGTGGCCGGGTTGCAGGAAACATATATGAGTGTTCCCGGGGCAAGTGTGGTGATGAGGCCCGTGCCTTGCGGGCTGACGCCGCTTCTAGGGGGATCTATGACCACGAGGTCAGGTCTTCCCAGACCCCTGCCCATGACTATATTCTCGACCTTTCCCGCAAGAAAGGAGCAATTGACGATGCCGTTCATTAAAGCGTTCTCACGGGCGTTCTCTATGTTCGCCTTGAGGGAATCCACGCCCACGACGTTCCTGGTGTGCCGGGAGAGCACGAGCTCCATGGGGGCCATGCCGCAGTAAAGGCCGAGAATGTTTCCCGCCTTTAAAGTCGCGGCAATACGTTCCACCCGCTCGCAGATCAGGGCGGCCCCCGCCGG
The genomic region above belongs to Syntrophorhabdaceae bacterium and contains:
- a CDS encoding 2-isopropylmalate synthase, whose protein sequence is MSEQVFIFDTTLRDGEQSPGNTMNTQEKLRVARQLELLGVDIIEAGFPIASEGDFDAVRQIAKLVKNCQIAGLARANDEDIDRAWKAVKVAAHPRIHTFISTSDIHLKHQFKKTREEVLEIAVAAVKRAKKYTDNVEFSAMDATRSNWDYLCKVVAEVIDAGATTVNIPDTVGYAVPHEFGELIAYIRKNVPNIDRAVISVHCHNDLGLATANSIAAIHNGARQVECTINGIGERAGNASLEEIAMILRTRKANFSADTRIVSEKIYPTSRLITSITGVPVQPNKAVVGANAFAHESGIHQDGLLKAKLTYEIMTPESVGISKSSLVLGKHSGRHAFRDRIENLGYILDDKELNLAFKRFKALSDMKKNIYDEDIEMIIMDEIYKIAENCKLLYLNVSCGNTTIPTATVKMEINGNIAQDVDTGDGPVDAAFKVIKRLVKTTSKLEKFSVNSITQDMDAQGEVFVKLSEKGLRAIGKGADTDIIVASAKAYINALNRLEYMKTKKC
- a CDS encoding 3-isopropylmalate dehydratase small subunit, with product MILKGRIWKFGDNIDTDIIIPAKYLAHTDPKVLGEHCMEPLAPNFPKEVKAGDIIVSGTNFGCGSSREHAPIAITALGIPLVVAKTFARIFYRNAFNKGLALLEADICELVQNGDEIEVDISTGIIRCGGKEVKAKSIPPFMVELINEGGLINYLKKKLEG
- the lpxK gene encoding tetraacyldisaccharide 4'-kinase, with amino-acid sequence MRDTMVRVWNGEAKVARWLLYIPLAFFSYLYQIALMAREYMYQTGIMTTQSAPIPVISVGNITLGGTGKTPVVERLSRRFKDAGFNPGIITRGYMRKKNGTFAVDIKNDSAQTAGDEAYMLAKRTRIPVIVGKDRLKAIKRGIKDRHIDIAILDDGFQVRDLKKDVDLLILNGRESLSRQELFPLGPYREPVARVRASDTILVSKSEPDSATIYFIRGIPRFQVRYSPVHVYNVRKNVIAHYNFLKSKKVLAFAGLGDNQSFFQLLRQIGADIVQETSFPDHHRYTPKDMKRMESVDNIQCIVTTEKDAVKLLGMEVPDNLFYLSIEARIEDEDTLMELLLKKLGTRFPDRIA
- a CDS encoding aspartate-semialdehyde dehydrogenase; protein product: MKQYNVAVVGATGAVGNEMVKVLEERNFPVKNLTLLASSRSVGKTMSFHGENVKVQELKEDSFKGIDIGLFSPGGSVSLKFAPIAAASGCVVIDNTSAFRMEKDIPLVVPEVNEHAIAQHTNRGIIANPNCSTIQMVVALKPLHDAAKIKRIVVSTYQAVSGTGQKAIKELEQQVLAIYNMKKVEKKVYPHQIAFNVLPHIDSFLDTGYTKEEMKMVNETKKILEDDSIAVTATTVRVPVFYGHSESVNIEFEREMTPDMARKLLKKAPGVKVIDDPAKNKYPLAIDAAGKDDTYVGRIRADDTVKYGLNIWIVADNIRKGAALNAVQIAEALVKKYL
- a CDS encoding YcxB family protein gives rise to the protein MEAHRGAQPKHAAMSVVKRFIISTIGMFCLMLGLTGLLGSNPDIFSVVWIILGLAIVWFFLAKPEMDKRRSAASPKTHRDPEVSLIFNPKRILIRSPDDKVERDWQELIEYKKTKKGVHLYFLDGTAIWLPENVFYDKDEMRELIQLLQSKVPGPTFPVSGSST
- a CDS encoding ATP-dependent 6-phosphofructokinase; amino-acid sequence: MGRRKRVAVLTGGGDVPGLNVAIKAVVARAASNDIEVVGIRRGWMGLLDIDPGNAETMERFVMPLSLDKVRTIDRTGGTILHTSRTNPGNVNPEDVPSFVDESDRIPSTGGRLDCTRHILKVLEFLAIDAIIPIGGDDTLSYAVRLDKEGVQIVAIPKTMDNDVFGTDFCIGFSTAVTRSVDAINALRTTTGSHERICVVELFGRNSGETSLIAAYLADVDRAVISEVPFDVERLIGFLMNDRSRNPSNYAIMTISEGAHTLGGTVTETGIEDAYGHKKLGGVGYLVSQEIKQRSGINVIYQQLAYMMRSGAPDSLDRMVAVSYGSLALDQIALGHRGRMVALQQAVYTTVPLDMVVAAKKQVDVTALYDVDTYRPKVRDTLGKPMFLY
- the leuC gene encoding 3-isopropylmalate dehydratase large subunit; translated protein: MTITEKILAAHADKDWVEPGEIVDCRIDLAMANDITGPLSIEEFEKVGAKAVFDPNKVVFVLDHFTPNKDILSAENCKRIREFSQRYGIVNFFEGGECGIEHALLPEKGLVVAGDLVIGADSHTCTYGALGAFSTGMGSTDVTYGMVTGRIWLKVPESIKFNCYGKWRKWVTGKELILHILGMIGVDGALYSAMEYSGEAISALSMDSRFSIANMAIEAGAKNGIFPVDDKTTAYMKEHAARPYRAYAGDGDAKYSQVYEIDVSRVGFSVACPSLPSNVKDAGELGNIDIDQVVIGSCTNGRLEDLEMAAAILKGNRVKKGIRCIIIPATPAIYGEAMRRGYFQTFLDAGCIISPPTCGPCLGGHMGILARGERAVATTNRNFIGRMGHPQSEVYLAGPAVAAATAIKGKIARPEEVL